In Asterias rubens chromosome 10, eAstRub1.3, whole genome shotgun sequence, the following proteins share a genomic window:
- the LOC117295816 gene encoding perilipin-2-like isoform X2, whose translation MFAITGQAISPQPSAERITPEVDDRNTESLQVELEEAFALEENIQLEEFPEVGETSQPDEIQAEEEENFEPEIEIETKTNMSEVIMEPVGSGPGNVVVCDGSNADSAGIITRVTSIPVVSSTLGQVSNMYTWTKESSQFANTALGYAEKSVSMAASTAQPVVSALDKPITMVNDFACHTLDKLEEKVPMINTPTEELLTNLQDGTKAVYDNTKQKGVDGVNRFMGTPVGKAVTMGIDTALAVSEYAVEYCLPADETEETGEKKIEFEDEMEDDEVMEKEAPTAVKRVEILTNKLRHRIHKKALLNIRFAQKRSQETIEKLHFTVDLIDYAKASIDSANQSIVSTAGDAKEKLWTTWNDWTTTEGEEDKGAEDEEVKDTEGDQKTLAIARSLARRLRGITENVASSVVLLPQQFREKVQETRNLADSLHRSFEEAQTLSDVSAGLMTTCRDQLNNLSQASIQLADYVINSSPLQWLLPNIEMEGLEFDYMIGSDQNDVDLTSDSSEF comes from the exons ATGTTTGCTATCACTGGACAAGCCATTTCTCCACAACCTTCTGCAGAAAGAATTACACCAGAAGTCGACGACAGAAATACAG AAAGCCTGCAAGTCGAACTTGAAGAAGCTTTTGCTTTAGAAGAAAACATACAGCTGGAAGAGTTCCCAGAGGTAGGAGAAACTTCACAGCCGGACGAAATCCAAgcggaagaagaagaaaatttcGAGCCTGAGATTGAGATTGAGACAAAGACTAACATGAGTGAAGTAATCATGGAGCCCGTTGGATCTGGTCCAGggaatgttgttgtttgtgatgGAAGTAATGCTGACAGTGCTGGCATCATCACCCGTGTCACCAGCATCCCTGTTGTCAGCTCCACCCTCGGACAG GTGTCTAATATGTACACCTGGACCAAAGAGAGCAGCCAATTTGCCAACACTGCCCTTGGATACGCCGAGAAGTCTGTATCCATGGCAGCATCCACTGCTCAGCCAGTTGTAAGCGCTCTGGACAAGCCAA TTACAATGGTGAATGATTTCGCTTGTCACACACTGGACAAGCTGGAAGAGAAGGTACCAATGATCAACACGCCAACTGAAGAG TTGTTGACTAACCTCCAAGATGGCACTAAGGCAGTGTATGACAACACCAAGCAGAAGGGTGTTGATGGAGTGAACCGGTTCATGGGTACTCCAGTAGGCAAAGCTGTCACCATGGGCATCGATACCGCTCTGGCTGTCTCTGAGTACGCTGTGGAGTATTGCCTGCCAGCCGATGAGACTG AGGAAACGGGTGAGAAAAAGATTGAATTTGAGGATGAGATGGAAGACGATGAGGTCATGGAGAAGGAGGCTCCTACTGCTGTGAAGCGCGTTGAGATCCTCACCAACAAGCTGCGTCACCGCATCCACAAGAAGGCGCTGTTAAACATCCGCTTTGCCCAGAAACGTAGCCAGGAGACCATTGAGAAACTGCACTTCACTGTAGACTTG ATTGATTATGCTAAGGCCAGCATCGACAGTGCCAATCAATCCATTGTGTCTACAGCTGGAGATGCAAAGGAGAAGCTCTGGACGACCTGGAATGATTGGACGACCACCGAAGGAGAAGAAGACAAAGGTGCCGAAGATGAAGAAGTCAAAGATACG GAGGGTGATCAGAAGACCCTAGCCATTGCTCGTAGCCTTGCCAGGCGCCTCCGTGGTATTACAGAGAATGTCGCATCCTCCGTTGTTCTCCTCCCGCAGCAATTCCGTGAGAAGGTCCAGGAGACTAGGAACCTGGCTGATTCCTTGCACCGTTCCTTTGAAGAG GCCCAGACTCTCAGCGATGTTTCAGCGGGCCTGATGACAACCTGTAGAGACCAACTGAATAATTTGTCTCAAGCGTCCATCCAACTGGCAGATTATGTCATTAATTCCTCACCGCTCCAGTGGCTG
- the LOC117295816 gene encoding perilipin-2-like isoform X4 → MFAITGQAISPQPSAERITPEVDDRNTESLQVELEEAFALEENIQLEEFPEVGETSQPDEIQAEEEENFEPEIEIETKTNMSEVIMEPVGSGPGNVVVCDGSNADSAGIITRVTSIPVVSSTLGQVSNMYTWTKESSQFANTALGYAEKSVSMAASTAQPVVSALDKPITMVNDFACHTLDKLEEKVPMINTPTEELLTNLQDGTKAVYDNTKQKGVDGVNRFMGTPVGKAVTMGIDTALAVSEYAVEYCLPADETEETGEKKIEFEDEMEDDEVMEKEAPTAVKRVEILTNKLRHRIHKKALLNIRFAQKRSQETIEKLHFTVDLIDYAKASIDSANQSIVSTAGDAKEKLWTTWNDWTTTEGEEDKGAEDEEVKDTEGDQKTLAIARSLARRLRGITENVASSVVLLPQQFREKVQETRNLADSLHRSFEEAQTLSDVSAGLMTTCRDQLNNLSQASIQLADYVINSSPLQWLEEE, encoded by the exons ATGTTTGCTATCACTGGACAAGCCATTTCTCCACAACCTTCTGCAGAAAGAATTACACCAGAAGTCGACGACAGAAATACAG AAAGCCTGCAAGTCGAACTTGAAGAAGCTTTTGCTTTAGAAGAAAACATACAGCTGGAAGAGTTCCCAGAGGTAGGAGAAACTTCACAGCCGGACGAAATCCAAgcggaagaagaagaaaatttcGAGCCTGAGATTGAGATTGAGACAAAGACTAACATGAGTGAAGTAATCATGGAGCCCGTTGGATCTGGTCCAGggaatgttgttgtttgtgatgGAAGTAATGCTGACAGTGCTGGCATCATCACCCGTGTCACCAGCATCCCTGTTGTCAGCTCCACCCTCGGACAG GTGTCTAATATGTACACCTGGACCAAAGAGAGCAGCCAATTTGCCAACACTGCCCTTGGATACGCCGAGAAGTCTGTATCCATGGCAGCATCCACTGCTCAGCCAGTTGTAAGCGCTCTGGACAAGCCAA TTACAATGGTGAATGATTTCGCTTGTCACACACTGGACAAGCTGGAAGAGAAGGTACCAATGATCAACACGCCAACTGAAGAG TTGTTGACTAACCTCCAAGATGGCACTAAGGCAGTGTATGACAACACCAAGCAGAAGGGTGTTGATGGAGTGAACCGGTTCATGGGTACTCCAGTAGGCAAAGCTGTCACCATGGGCATCGATACCGCTCTGGCTGTCTCTGAGTACGCTGTGGAGTATTGCCTGCCAGCCGATGAGACTG AGGAAACGGGTGAGAAAAAGATTGAATTTGAGGATGAGATGGAAGACGATGAGGTCATGGAGAAGGAGGCTCCTACTGCTGTGAAGCGCGTTGAGATCCTCACCAACAAGCTGCGTCACCGCATCCACAAGAAGGCGCTGTTAAACATCCGCTTTGCCCAGAAACGTAGCCAGGAGACCATTGAGAAACTGCACTTCACTGTAGACTTG ATTGATTATGCTAAGGCCAGCATCGACAGTGCCAATCAATCCATTGTGTCTACAGCTGGAGATGCAAAGGAGAAGCTCTGGACGACCTGGAATGATTGGACGACCACCGAAGGAGAAGAAGACAAAGGTGCCGAAGATGAAGAAGTCAAAGATACG GAGGGTGATCAGAAGACCCTAGCCATTGCTCGTAGCCTTGCCAGGCGCCTCCGTGGTATTACAGAGAATGTCGCATCCTCCGTTGTTCTCCTCCCGCAGCAATTCCGTGAGAAGGTCCAGGAGACTAGGAACCTGGCTGATTCCTTGCACCGTTCCTTTGAAGAG GCCCAGACTCTCAGCGATGTTTCAGCGGGCCTGATGACAACCTGTAGAGACCAACTGAATAATTTGTCTCAAGCGTCCATCCAACTGGCAGATTATGTCATTAATTCCTCACCGCTCCAGTGGCTG
- the LOC117295816 gene encoding perilipin-2-like isoform X1, giving the protein MFAITGQAISPQPSAERITPEVDDRNTESLQVELEEAFALEENIQLEEFPEVGETSQPDEIQAEEEENFEPEIEIETKTNMSEVIMEPVGSGPGNVVVCDGSNADSAGIITRVTSIPVVSSTLGQVSNMYTWTKESSQFANTALGYAEKSVSMAASTAQPVVSALDKPITMVNDFACHTLDKLEEKVPMINTPTEELLTNLQDGTKAVYDNTKQKGVDGVNRFMGTPVGKAVTMGIDTALAVSEYAVEYCLPADETEETGEKKIEFEDEMEDDEVMEKEAPTAVKRVEILTNKLRHRIHKKALLNIRFAQKRSQETIEKLHFTVDLIDYAKASIDSANQSIVSTAGDAKEKLWTTWNDWTTTEGEEDKGAEDEEVKDTEGDQKTLAIARSLARRLRGITENVASSVVLLPQQFREKVQETRNLADSLHRSFEEAQTLSDVSAGLMTTCRDQLNNLSQASIQLADYVINSSPLQWLIPSELPNIEMEGLEFDYMIGSDQNDVDLTSDSSEF; this is encoded by the exons ATGTTTGCTATCACTGGACAAGCCATTTCTCCACAACCTTCTGCAGAAAGAATTACACCAGAAGTCGACGACAGAAATACAG AAAGCCTGCAAGTCGAACTTGAAGAAGCTTTTGCTTTAGAAGAAAACATACAGCTGGAAGAGTTCCCAGAGGTAGGAGAAACTTCACAGCCGGACGAAATCCAAgcggaagaagaagaaaatttcGAGCCTGAGATTGAGATTGAGACAAAGACTAACATGAGTGAAGTAATCATGGAGCCCGTTGGATCTGGTCCAGggaatgttgttgtttgtgatgGAAGTAATGCTGACAGTGCTGGCATCATCACCCGTGTCACCAGCATCCCTGTTGTCAGCTCCACCCTCGGACAG GTGTCTAATATGTACACCTGGACCAAAGAGAGCAGCCAATTTGCCAACACTGCCCTTGGATACGCCGAGAAGTCTGTATCCATGGCAGCATCCACTGCTCAGCCAGTTGTAAGCGCTCTGGACAAGCCAA TTACAATGGTGAATGATTTCGCTTGTCACACACTGGACAAGCTGGAAGAGAAGGTACCAATGATCAACACGCCAACTGAAGAG TTGTTGACTAACCTCCAAGATGGCACTAAGGCAGTGTATGACAACACCAAGCAGAAGGGTGTTGATGGAGTGAACCGGTTCATGGGTACTCCAGTAGGCAAAGCTGTCACCATGGGCATCGATACCGCTCTGGCTGTCTCTGAGTACGCTGTGGAGTATTGCCTGCCAGCCGATGAGACTG AGGAAACGGGTGAGAAAAAGATTGAATTTGAGGATGAGATGGAAGACGATGAGGTCATGGAGAAGGAGGCTCCTACTGCTGTGAAGCGCGTTGAGATCCTCACCAACAAGCTGCGTCACCGCATCCACAAGAAGGCGCTGTTAAACATCCGCTTTGCCCAGAAACGTAGCCAGGAGACCATTGAGAAACTGCACTTCACTGTAGACTTG ATTGATTATGCTAAGGCCAGCATCGACAGTGCCAATCAATCCATTGTGTCTACAGCTGGAGATGCAAAGGAGAAGCTCTGGACGACCTGGAATGATTGGACGACCACCGAAGGAGAAGAAGACAAAGGTGCCGAAGATGAAGAAGTCAAAGATACG GAGGGTGATCAGAAGACCCTAGCCATTGCTCGTAGCCTTGCCAGGCGCCTCCGTGGTATTACAGAGAATGTCGCATCCTCCGTTGTTCTCCTCCCGCAGCAATTCCGTGAGAAGGTCCAGGAGACTAGGAACCTGGCTGATTCCTTGCACCGTTCCTTTGAAGAG GCCCAGACTCTCAGCGATGTTTCAGCGGGCCTGATGACAACCTGTAGAGACCAACTGAATAATTTGTCTCAAGCGTCCATCCAACTGGCAGATTATGTCATTAATTCCTCACCGCTCCAGTGGCTG ATCCCAAGCGAG
- the LOC117295816 gene encoding perilipin-2-like isoform X3 encodes MFAITGQAISPQPSAERITPEVDDRNTESLQVELEEAFALEENIQLEEFPEVGETSQPDEIQAEEEENFEPEIEIETKTNMSEVIMEPVGSGPGNVVVCDGSNADSAGIITRVTSIPVVSSTLGQVSNMYTWTKESSQFANTALGYAEKSVSMAASTAQPVVSALDKPITMVNDFACHTLDKLEEKVPMINTPTEELLTNLQDGTKAVYDNTKQKGVDGVNRFMGTPVGKAVTMGIDTALAVSEYAVEYCLPADETEETGEKKIEFEDEMEDDEVMEKEAPTAVKRVEILTNKLRHRIHKKALLNIRFAQKRSQETIEKLHFTVDLIDYAKASIDSANQSIVSTAGDAKEKLWTTWNDWTTTEGEEDKGAEDEEVKDTEGDQKTLAIARSLARRLRGITENVASSVVLLPQQFREKVQETRNLADSLHRSFEEAQTLSDVSAGLMTTCRDQLNNLSQASIQLADYVINSSPLQWLIPSEEEE; translated from the exons ATGTTTGCTATCACTGGACAAGCCATTTCTCCACAACCTTCTGCAGAAAGAATTACACCAGAAGTCGACGACAGAAATACAG AAAGCCTGCAAGTCGAACTTGAAGAAGCTTTTGCTTTAGAAGAAAACATACAGCTGGAAGAGTTCCCAGAGGTAGGAGAAACTTCACAGCCGGACGAAATCCAAgcggaagaagaagaaaatttcGAGCCTGAGATTGAGATTGAGACAAAGACTAACATGAGTGAAGTAATCATGGAGCCCGTTGGATCTGGTCCAGggaatgttgttgtttgtgatgGAAGTAATGCTGACAGTGCTGGCATCATCACCCGTGTCACCAGCATCCCTGTTGTCAGCTCCACCCTCGGACAG GTGTCTAATATGTACACCTGGACCAAAGAGAGCAGCCAATTTGCCAACACTGCCCTTGGATACGCCGAGAAGTCTGTATCCATGGCAGCATCCACTGCTCAGCCAGTTGTAAGCGCTCTGGACAAGCCAA TTACAATGGTGAATGATTTCGCTTGTCACACACTGGACAAGCTGGAAGAGAAGGTACCAATGATCAACACGCCAACTGAAGAG TTGTTGACTAACCTCCAAGATGGCACTAAGGCAGTGTATGACAACACCAAGCAGAAGGGTGTTGATGGAGTGAACCGGTTCATGGGTACTCCAGTAGGCAAAGCTGTCACCATGGGCATCGATACCGCTCTGGCTGTCTCTGAGTACGCTGTGGAGTATTGCCTGCCAGCCGATGAGACTG AGGAAACGGGTGAGAAAAAGATTGAATTTGAGGATGAGATGGAAGACGATGAGGTCATGGAGAAGGAGGCTCCTACTGCTGTGAAGCGCGTTGAGATCCTCACCAACAAGCTGCGTCACCGCATCCACAAGAAGGCGCTGTTAAACATCCGCTTTGCCCAGAAACGTAGCCAGGAGACCATTGAGAAACTGCACTTCACTGTAGACTTG ATTGATTATGCTAAGGCCAGCATCGACAGTGCCAATCAATCCATTGTGTCTACAGCTGGAGATGCAAAGGAGAAGCTCTGGACGACCTGGAATGATTGGACGACCACCGAAGGAGAAGAAGACAAAGGTGCCGAAGATGAAGAAGTCAAAGATACG GAGGGTGATCAGAAGACCCTAGCCATTGCTCGTAGCCTTGCCAGGCGCCTCCGTGGTATTACAGAGAATGTCGCATCCTCCGTTGTTCTCCTCCCGCAGCAATTCCGTGAGAAGGTCCAGGAGACTAGGAACCTGGCTGATTCCTTGCACCGTTCCTTTGAAGAG GCCCAGACTCTCAGCGATGTTTCAGCGGGCCTGATGACAACCTGTAGAGACCAACTGAATAATTTGTCTCAAGCGTCCATCCAACTGGCAGATTATGTCATTAATTCCTCACCGCTCCAGTGGCTG ATCCCAAGCGAG